One Sphingobacteruim zhuxiongii DNA window includes the following coding sequences:
- a CDS encoding FadR/GntR family transcriptional regulator, which produces MESLTSIDTSSLVDKAEASIISYIQKNKFKVGDVLPKELDLAESLGVSRTVIREALLRLRAIGLLESKKHKGAVLTNPDVLGSLRKVFHPSILDADTLKDMFEMRLALEVGMADFIVNNITDEDINELEEICKDIVSGDTAFPWQIDDEIRFHGKLYKISQNKILLELQEMLYPIFQYVHQSGILDQPIKDVEFISHKDLVEVLKSRDADAYRIAIRKHLNNHFARILSMRSEANSSR; this is translated from the coding sequence ATGGAAAGTCTAACCAGTATAGATACGTCGAGCTTAGTAGATAAAGCTGAAGCTAGTATTATCAGTTATATTCAAAAGAATAAATTCAAAGTAGGGGACGTTTTACCTAAAGAACTTGACTTAGCGGAGAGTTTGGGAGTTAGTAGAACTGTCATTCGCGAAGCCTTATTGCGTTTACGCGCGATAGGTTTATTAGAGTCAAAAAAGCATAAGGGAGCTGTTCTAACAAATCCTGATGTTCTTGGATCCCTTCGGAAAGTGTTTCACCCATCGATATTGGACGCCGACACATTAAAGGATATGTTCGAGATGCGTTTGGCATTGGAAGTCGGTATGGCGGATTTCATCGTCAATAATATTACAGACGAGGATATTAATGAGCTAGAAGAAATCTGTAAGGATATTGTTTCGGGCGATACAGCCTTTCCTTGGCAGATTGATGATGAAATTAGGTTCCACGGGAAATTATACAAGATCTCGCAAAACAAAATTTTATTAGAGCTTCAGGAGATGCTGTATCCTATATTTCAGTATGTCCATCAGTCAGGAATTCTGGATCAACCAATCAAGGATGTTGAATTTATTTCTCATAAAGACTTGGTTGAGGTACTAAAAAGTAGAGATGCAGACGCGTATCGAATTGCTATTCGCAAGCACCTAAACAACCATTTTGCTAGAATCTTATCGATGCGTTCGGAGGCTAATTCGAGCCGCTAA
- a CDS encoding glycoside hydrolase family 16 protein — translation MMIRTPYLKKRILTTISIYSIILLGLLNSLGQAFMFQANAQSKSSFIVKQESTENDKYELIWSDEFNTSGTFDSSKWSYADRGKVAWNKFLTSSERYVSLDGNNLNLRMDNAVIANDAVPYHSGGIQSKGKFSLSYGRVEVRAKFTQGRGSWPAIWMMPDPSKSYGTWPNCGEIDIMEHVNNESVIHHSIHNAKVTNANGGTTATKQVAYEKDAFNVYSIEWEPTSIHFFVNDVLHYTYKKDAGANWEQWPFDVPFYIILNQSGGAGWPGPITDADLPFSMQVDYVRVYKKPHH, via the coding sequence ATGATGATACGTACTCCATACCTGAAAAAGCGAATCTTAACAACTATCAGTATTTACTCAATTATACTGCTAGGCTTATTGAATTCTCTGGGCCAAGCATTTATGTTTCAGGCGAATGCCCAGAGTAAAAGCAGCTTTATTGTAAAACAAGAGAGCACAGAAAACGATAAATATGAACTTATTTGGTCTGACGAGTTTAACACATCAGGAACTTTTGATAGCAGTAAATGGTCTTATGCGGATCGAGGTAAAGTTGCGTGGAATAAGTTTTTAACTTCTTCTGAACGTTATGTGTCACTTGATGGGAATAATTTAAATCTGCGAATGGATAATGCTGTTATTGCAAACGATGCGGTTCCCTATCATAGTGGAGGTATTCAATCCAAAGGAAAATTTAGCCTTAGTTACGGTCGGGTTGAAGTTCGAGCAAAATTTACACAAGGTCGCGGCTCATGGCCTGCGATATGGATGATGCCGGATCCTTCGAAATCCTATGGGACTTGGCCGAATTGTGGTGAAATAGACATTATGGAGCATGTAAACAATGAATCCGTGATACATCATAGCATTCATAATGCTAAAGTGACGAATGCTAACGGAGGAACGACGGCAACGAAGCAAGTTGCTTATGAAAAAGATGCTTTTAATGTATATAGTATCGAATGGGAGCCGACTTCGATTCATTTTTTCGTCAATGATGTGCTGCATTATACATACAAGAAAGACGCCGGGGCAAACTGGGAACAATGGCCATTCGACGTACCCTTCTATATTATTTTAAACCAATCTGGTGGCGCTGGATGGCCGGGGCCAATTACCGACGCCGACTTACCTTTCAGTATGCAGGTGGACTACGTTCGTGTGTATAAGAAACCCCATCACTAA
- a CDS encoding RagB/SusD family nutrient uptake outer membrane protein — translation MKRFHQIIILASSTLFLSCGDFLDKQPLGEMSVESAFSTANDANKALVAAYNPMLNYNGMSGYSIYDIAADNAEKGGEGPSDGGYFNEIAYSTLTSSNTIASQVWKSSFLGIRRANIVIEKVPQIAMDDNAKQRILAEGRFLRAFYYFNLVTLYGDVPLIDKAEQVEQNFERSSKELVYDLIIQDLTFASGILPEKANLAAGEKARATKGAAEAYLGKVYLYKGDFAQAEIWLKKVIDSKAYSLTPKYYDIFSTESDFGRENIFEVNYVYDAQFNNTTNLNQLRQGSTAMYGYGFANPTQDLVDAFEPGDPRKGHTVYKQNDIMPDGVTADVGISETGYMNKKAYLLESEFPVTGDARHSGKNELLYRYGMLLLWHAEAANEVGKTQDALKSLNEVRVRAREGNNNILPLVTVTNKEDLKKAIWQEQRVEYAMENIRYFDLIRQKRAGLVMRAYSLKYNSNKGKNFRDGINELFPIPQSEIDISQGKLKQNTGF, via the coding sequence ATGAAACGATTTCATCAGATCATCATATTAGCAAGTAGCACTTTATTCTTAAGTTGCGGCGATTTCCTCGATAAGCAACCCCTAGGTGAGATGTCGGTTGAATCGGCATTCTCAACAGCTAACGATGCCAATAAAGCCCTTGTTGCGGCATACAACCCTATGTTAAATTACAATGGAATGAGTGGCTATTCTATCTACGACATTGCTGCCGACAATGCCGAAAAAGGCGGAGAAGGACCTAGTGATGGAGGCTATTTTAACGAGATTGCTTATTCTACTTTAACTTCATCAAACACCATCGCGTCGCAAGTTTGGAAAAGTTCATTTTTGGGAATTCGTCGCGCAAACATTGTCATTGAGAAGGTGCCCCAAATTGCCATGGATGACAATGCTAAACAAAGAATTCTTGCAGAAGGGCGCTTCCTTCGCGCTTTTTACTATTTCAACTTAGTGACCCTATACGGCGATGTTCCTTTGATTGATAAAGCAGAACAGGTTGAACAAAATTTTGAGCGTAGCTCAAAGGAATTGGTATACGACTTAATTATTCAAGACTTAACTTTCGCTAGCGGAATTCTACCTGAAAAAGCAAATTTAGCTGCAGGTGAAAAAGCACGGGCAACGAAAGGAGCCGCTGAGGCTTATTTAGGGAAAGTCTACCTCTATAAAGGCGACTTCGCACAAGCGGAAATATGGCTAAAGAAAGTTATAGATTCCAAAGCTTATAGCTTGACCCCTAAGTATTACGATATATTTAGTACAGAATCTGACTTTGGACGCGAAAATATATTTGAAGTAAATTATGTATACGACGCTCAATTCAACAACACAACGAATCTGAATCAACTAAGACAAGGCAGCACGGCAATGTATGGCTATGGCTTTGCAAATCCTACACAAGACCTTGTGGATGCCTTCGAACCAGGAGATCCTCGAAAGGGACATACGGTTTATAAGCAGAATGATATTATGCCAGACGGTGTAACAGCTGATGTTGGAATTAGCGAAACGGGATATATGAACAAGAAAGCATATCTTTTGGAGTCGGAATTTCCGGTTACTGGCGACGCTAGACATTCTGGAAAGAATGAGCTACTTTATCGTTATGGTATGTTGTTATTATGGCATGCTGAAGCGGCCAACGAAGTTGGTAAAACACAAGATGCTTTAAAGTCACTCAATGAGGTTCGTGTTCGTGCGAGAGAGGGAAACAACAACATATTACCTCTTGTCACGGTAACAAATAAAGAAGATTTGAAAAAAGCGATCTGGCAAGAGCAAAGGGTTGAATATGCCATGGAGAACATTCGCTACTTCGACCTTATTCGACAAAAGAGAGCTGGTCTTGTCATGCGCGCCTATTCTTTAAAATATAATAGTAATAAAGGAAAGAATTTTCGTGATGGTATTAATGAACTCTTCCCAATACCGCAGTCTGAAATCGACATCAGTCAAGGAAAACTAAAGCAAAACACAGGCTTTTAA